The proteins below come from a single Streptomyces sp. SCSIO 75703 genomic window:
- a CDS encoding copper resistance protein CopC, with translation MLLGTVLVLFLLGGAGPAAAHAGLRSTDPADGAVLPAAPAAVTVTFTESVGLRDDSFRVLGPDGRRLGTGEAGRADGRPDTARVTLPDRLAEGTYTVAWRVVSADSHPASGAFTFSVGTPSVSSAEVDTGPAEDPVTGALHKTARWFAYLAATLLVGTAAFVVLCRPRDPAPLRRPAVAGWWTLVAATVALLVLRAPYEAGTGPAAALDAEAFARTLTGRPGMLLLARLALLLPAGLLLVRVSRRARRTPGVTGAGAVLSVALALTWAAAEHAAAGSQVPLAITSSVLHLLATAVWLGGLAALLVGLRGAPDAAAVARFSRIAFASVVVLVVTGAYQSWRGLGSWPALNGTTYGRLLLAKLAAVTVLLAVAALSRQWTSALRAVAEPGEPDAPPLIRRGPSVPAAAVSASGVRTVPAAEPAPSAGPRARPASAPATVRTVSAKVPPPSRAPEPPPTAPVPPEPAVPALTTTRTPPAPAPAPGETPGPAPAPSVQAPATPSVGASTPPPPPLRAPAIPPAHTPATPAVGPTGPAPRPAPGAPPWEAHRRALRRSVLIEAVVAAVVLVITTVLTATMPGTAAEAARSARAGVLPASVTTIPFEAGPGRGTVQITLDPGRTGENSVQAVVYAPDGSLTAVPELRVTFTLADQGIGPIEAGLVDRGGYWSANSVTFPLAGSWTMKATVRLTEVDQVSEARTVEIPA, from the coding sequence GTGCTGCTGGGAACCGTGCTCGTCCTGTTCCTCCTCGGCGGCGCCGGACCGGCCGCCGCCCACGCCGGACTGCGCTCCACCGACCCCGCGGACGGAGCCGTCCTCCCCGCCGCCCCCGCCGCCGTCACCGTGACCTTCACGGAGTCCGTCGGCCTGCGCGACGACTCCTTCCGCGTCCTCGGACCCGACGGCCGCCGCCTGGGCACCGGCGAGGCGGGCCGTGCCGACGGCCGCCCCGACACCGCCCGGGTCACCCTGCCGGACCGGCTCGCCGAGGGCACCTACACCGTGGCCTGGCGGGTGGTGTCGGCCGACAGCCACCCCGCCTCCGGCGCCTTCACCTTCTCCGTCGGCACACCGTCCGTCTCCTCGGCCGAGGTGGACACCGGCCCCGCCGAGGACCCGGTGACCGGCGCGCTCCACAAGACCGCCCGCTGGTTCGCCTACCTCGCCGCCACGCTGCTCGTCGGCACGGCGGCCTTCGTCGTCCTGTGCCGTCCCCGGGACCCGGCGCCCCTGCGCCGCCCGGCGGTGGCCGGCTGGTGGACGCTGGTGGCCGCCACCGTCGCCCTGCTGGTGCTGCGCGCCCCCTACGAGGCGGGGACGGGGCCGGCGGCCGCCCTGGACGCCGAGGCGTTCGCGCGGACCCTGACCGGCCGGCCCGGGATGCTCCTGCTGGCCCGCCTGGCGCTGCTCCTCCCGGCGGGGCTCCTGCTGGTCCGCGTCTCGCGCCGCGCCCGGCGTACGCCGGGGGTCACCGGGGCGGGCGCCGTGCTGTCCGTCGCCCTCGCCCTCACCTGGGCCGCCGCCGAGCACGCCGCCGCCGGCAGCCAGGTGCCGCTGGCGATCACCTCGTCCGTCCTGCACCTGCTCGCCACCGCCGTCTGGCTCGGCGGCCTCGCCGCCCTGCTCGTCGGCCTGCGCGGAGCCCCGGACGCCGCCGCCGTCGCCCGCTTCTCCCGGATCGCCTTCGCCTCGGTCGTCGTCCTGGTGGTCACCGGCGCCTACCAGTCCTGGCGCGGCCTCGGCTCCTGGCCCGCGCTGAACGGCACGACGTACGGAAGGCTGCTGCTCGCCAAGCTGGCGGCGGTCACGGTGCTGCTGGCCGTGGCCGCGCTCTCCCGGCAGTGGACGTCGGCGCTGCGCGCGGTCGCCGAGCCCGGCGAGCCGGACGCGCCCCCGCTGATCCGCCGGGGCCCGTCCGTGCCGGCCGCCGCGGTGTCGGCCTCCGGCGTACGGACGGTGCCGGCCGCGGAGCCGGCGCCCTCGGCGGGCCCGCGCGCCCGGCCGGCGTCGGCGCCCGCGACCGTACGGACGGTCTCCGCGAAGGTGCCGCCCCCGTCCCGCGCGCCGGAGCCGCCCCCCACCGCCCCCGTCCCGCCGGAGCCCGCCGTGCCCGCCCTCACCACCACTCGCACACCCCCCGCGCCCGCCCCCGCCCCCGGGGAAACACCCGGACCCGCCCCCGCCCCGTCGGTGCAAGCCCCCGCCACCCCGTCGGTCGGGGCGTCCACGCCCCCGCCCCCACCGCTGCGAGCCCCCGCCATCCCCCCGGCGCACACCCCCGCCACTCCGGCCGTCGGACCGACCGGCCCGGCCCCGCGTCCCGCGCCCGGCGCCCCGCCCTGGGAGGCCCACCGGCGGGCGCTGCGCCGCTCCGTGCTGATCGAGGCGGTCGTCGCCGCCGTCGTCCTGGTGATCACGACCGTGCTCACCGCCACCATGCCCGGCACCGCGGCCGAGGCGGCCCGGTCCGCGCGGGCCGGGGTGCTCCCCGCGTCCGTGACCACGATCCCGTTCGAGGCCGGCCCCGGCCGGGGCACCGTCCAGATCACGCTGGATCCGGGACGCACCGGCGAGAACTCCGTGCAGGCCGTGGTCTACGCCCCCGACGGCAGCCTCACCGCCGTGCCCGAGCTGCGCGTCACCTTCACCCTCGCCGACCAGGGCATCGGCCCGATCGAGGCCGGACTCGTCGACCGGGGCGGCTACTGGAGCGCGAACTCCGTCACCTTCCCCCTCGCCGGGTCCTGGACCATGAAGGCGACGGTCCGGCTGACGGAGGTGGACCAGGTCAGCGAGGCGCGCACGGTCGAGATACCGGCCTGA
- a CDS encoding excinuclease ABC subunit UvrA — MSKATGQDARASQARHPADRHELIRVHGARENNLKDVSVELPKRRLTVFTGVSGSGKSSLVFDTIAAESQRLINETYSAFVQGFMPALNRPEVDVLDGLTTAITVDQQRLGADPRSTVGTATDANAMLRILFSRLGEPHIGSPKAFSFNVASVSGAGAVTVERGGRTVKERRAFTVTGGMCPRCEGRGTVNDLDLGQLFDDSRSLAEGALTIPGYKPGGWNYRMYTESGLVDPDKPIRAYTRRELDDFLHREPTRMKIAGINMTYEGLVTRIRKSMLSKDREAMQPHIREFVDRAITFTTCPDCAGTRLNEGARSSTIKGVSIADACAMQISDLAEWVRGLDEPSVAPLLAAVRDTLDSFVEIGLGYLSLDRPSGTLSGGEAQRVKMIRHLGSSLTDTTYVFDEPTIGLHPHDIRRMNGLLLRLRDKGNTVLVVEHKPETIAIADHVVDLGPGAGTAGGTVCFEGTVEGLRASGTLTGRHLDDRASLKKEVRTPTGALEIRGATAHNLREVDVDIPLGVLVVVTGVAGSGKSSLVHGSIPAGADVVSVDQGAIRGSRRSNPATYTGLLDPIRKAFAKANGVKPALFSANSEGACPTCNGAGVVYTDLAIMAGVATTCEDCEGKRFQASVLEYHLGGKDISEVLAMPVAEAAEFFGAGEARTPAAHRVLGRLADVGLGYLTLGQPLTTLSGGERQRLKLATHMADKGGVYVLDEPTAGLHLADVELLLGLLDRLVDAGKSVIVVEHHQAVMAHADWIIDLGPGAGHDGGRVVFEGTPADLVAARTTLTGEHLAEYVGR; from the coding sequence ATGAGCAAGGCCACCGGTCAGGACGCGCGGGCCTCCCAGGCGCGGCACCCCGCCGACCGCCACGAGCTGATCCGCGTGCACGGCGCCCGGGAGAACAACCTCAAGGACGTCAGCGTCGAACTGCCCAAACGCCGGCTGACCGTCTTCACCGGCGTCTCCGGCTCCGGCAAGAGCTCCCTGGTGTTCGACACCATCGCCGCCGAGTCCCAGCGGCTGATCAACGAGACGTACAGCGCGTTCGTCCAGGGCTTCATGCCCGCCCTGAACCGCCCCGAGGTCGACGTCCTGGACGGGCTGACGACCGCGATCACCGTCGACCAGCAGCGGCTCGGCGCCGACCCGCGCTCCACCGTGGGCACCGCCACCGACGCCAACGCGATGCTGCGCATCCTCTTCAGCCGGCTCGGCGAACCGCACATCGGCTCGCCCAAGGCGTTCTCCTTCAACGTCGCCTCCGTCAGCGGCGCCGGCGCGGTCACCGTGGAACGCGGCGGGCGCACGGTGAAGGAGCGCCGCGCCTTCACCGTCACCGGCGGCATGTGCCCGCGCTGCGAGGGCCGCGGCACCGTCAACGACCTGGACCTGGGCCAGCTCTTCGACGACTCCCGCTCGCTGGCCGAGGGGGCGCTCACCATCCCCGGCTACAAGCCCGGCGGCTGGAACTACCGCATGTACACCGAGTCCGGCCTCGTCGACCCCGACAAGCCGATCCGCGCGTACACCAGGCGGGAACTGGACGACTTCCTCCACCGCGAGCCGACCCGGATGAAGATCGCGGGCATCAACATGACCTACGAGGGGCTGGTCACCCGCATCCGCAAGTCGATGCTGTCCAAGGACCGGGAGGCGATGCAGCCGCACATCCGCGAGTTCGTGGACCGGGCGATCACCTTCACCACCTGCCCCGACTGCGCCGGCACCCGCCTCAACGAGGGCGCCCGCTCCTCCACGATCAAGGGCGTCTCCATCGCCGACGCCTGCGCGATGCAGATCAGCGACCTCGCCGAGTGGGTGCGCGGGCTCGACGAGCCGTCGGTGGCGCCGCTGCTCGCGGCGGTACGGGACACCCTCGACTCCTTCGTGGAGATCGGCCTCGGCTACCTCTCGCTCGACCGCCCCTCGGGCACGCTGTCCGGCGGCGAGGCCCAGCGCGTCAAGATGATCCGCCACCTCGGCTCCTCGCTCACCGACACCACGTACGTCTTCGACGAGCCGACCATCGGCCTGCACCCGCACGACATCCGGCGGATGAACGGTCTGCTGCTGCGGCTGCGCGACAAGGGCAACACGGTGCTGGTCGTCGAGCACAAGCCGGAGACGATCGCCATCGCCGACCACGTGGTGGACCTCGGCCCCGGGGCCGGTACGGCGGGCGGCACCGTCTGCTTCGAGGGCACCGTCGAGGGGCTGCGGGCCTCGGGCACCCTCACCGGCCGCCACCTCGACGACCGGGCGTCCCTGAAGAAGGAGGTGCGCACGCCCACCGGCGCGCTGGAGATCCGGGGCGCGACGGCGCACAACCTGCGCGAGGTCGACGTGGACATCCCGCTCGGGGTGCTGGTCGTGGTCACCGGGGTGGCCGGGTCCGGCAAGAGTTCCCTCGTGCACGGCTCGATCCCGGCCGGAGCGGACGTGGTCTCGGTCGACCAGGGCGCGATCCGCGGCTCGCGGCGGAGCAACCCCGCCACCTACACGGGGCTGCTCGACCCGATCCGCAAGGCGTTCGCCAAGGCCAACGGCGTGAAGCCCGCGCTGTTCAGCGCCAACTCCGAGGGCGCCTGCCCCACCTGCAACGGCGCCGGCGTCGTCTACACCGACCTGGCGATCATGGCCGGTGTGGCGACGACCTGCGAGGACTGCGAGGGGAAGCGGTTCCAGGCGTCGGTGCTGGAGTACCACCTCGGCGGCAAGGACATCAGCGAGGTGCTGGCGATGCCGGTGGCCGAGGCTGCCGAGTTCTTCGGGGCGGGCGAGGCCCGGACCCCGGCCGCCCACCGCGTCCTCGGCCGCCTCGCCGACGTGGGCCTCGGCTACCTCACCCTCGGTCAGCCGCTCACCACCCTGTCCGGCGGCGAACGCCAGCGGCTGAAGCTCGCCACCCACATGGCCGACAAGGGCGGCGTCTACGTCCTCGACGAGCCGACCGCGGGCCTCCACCTCGCCGACGTGGAGCTGCTGCTCGGGCTCCTCGACCGGCTGGTCGACGCCGGCAAGTCGGTCATCGTCGTGGAGCACCACCAGGCGGTCATGGCCCACGCCGACTGGATCATCGACCTGGGGCCGGGCGCGGGGCACGACGGAGGCCGTGTCGTCTTCGAGGGCACCCCGGCCGATCTGGTCGCCGCCCGCACGACGCTGACGGGGGAGCACCTGGCGGAGTACGTCGGGCGGTGA
- a CDS encoding ArsI/CadI family heavy metal resistance metalloenzyme, with protein sequence MSRVQLALRVSDLEASIAFYSRLFGAAPAKRRPGYANFAVAEPPLKLVLIEGEPGRETRLDHLGVEVASTEEVTAATARLAAAGLATVEEPDTTCCHALQDKVWVHGPGREPWEVYVVKADADDGARTAAAPGCCGAPA encoded by the coding sequence ATGTCCCGCGTGCAACTCGCCCTGCGCGTCAGCGACCTGGAGGCGTCGATCGCCTTCTACTCCCGCCTCTTCGGCGCCGCCCCGGCCAAGCGCCGTCCCGGCTACGCCAACTTCGCCGTCGCCGAACCGCCGCTCAAGCTCGTCCTGATCGAGGGCGAACCCGGACGGGAGACCCGCCTCGACCACCTCGGCGTCGAGGTCGCCTCCACCGAGGAGGTCACCGCTGCCACCGCACGGCTCGCCGCCGCCGGGCTCGCCACCGTCGAGGAGCCCGACACCACCTGCTGCCACGCCCTCCAGGACAAGGTCTGGGTGCACGGACCCGGCCGCGAGCCCTGGGAGGTCTACGTCGTCAAGGCCGACGCCGACGACGGGGCGCGGACCGCCGCGGCGCCGGGCTGCTGCGGGGCCCCCGCCTGA
- a CDS encoding metalloregulator ArsR/SmtB family transcription factor — MSHQSAGAPAGVHAPGAATAACCPGLLTAPLGEDRAAGLARVFKALGDPVRLRLLSLIASRSGGEVCVCDLTPAFDLSQPTVSHHLRLLRESGLITSERRGTWVYYRLVPETTDHLAHLLTRPAPPPRQA; from the coding sequence ATGTCTCATCAGAGCGCCGGCGCGCCGGCGGGCGTTCACGCACCGGGAGCCGCGACCGCCGCCTGCTGCCCGGGACTGCTGACCGCGCCGCTGGGCGAGGACCGGGCCGCCGGTCTGGCCCGGGTCTTCAAGGCCCTGGGCGACCCGGTCCGGCTGCGCCTGCTGTCACTGATCGCCTCCCGGTCCGGCGGCGAGGTCTGCGTGTGCGATCTGACGCCCGCCTTCGACCTCTCCCAGCCGACCGTCTCCCACCACCTCAGGCTCCTGCGCGAGTCCGGCCTCATCACCAGTGAACGCCGCGGGACCTGGGTCTACTACCGCCTCGTCCCCGAGACCACCGACCACCTGGCCCACCTCCTCACCCGCCCGGCACCCCCGCCCCGGCAGGCGTGA
- a CDS encoding phosphorothioated DNA-binding restriction endonuclease — MGWVERMATLRQWSRNGVRAPHKPLLLLYALGRFQRDGDGELAYTAVERDLQALLAEYGPPHRTTPAYPFHHLVGDGVWEVRTRHGAGSPGTGVTELRASGAAGRLSPELRAALRREPSLLARMARVLLDLHFPPSLHGDLCEAVGLELEPAETPRIATARRRRDPAMREKVLTAYEYRCAFCGYDGCLGALPVGLEAAHVRWWAFDGPDEVENGLCLCSLHHKLFDKGVLGVGDGHRVLVSQHFVGRGPVARAHVTELAGRPLTGPQPGAPTVAEAHRSWHWAQVFRGDPRTAPVA; from the coding sequence ATGGGGTGGGTGGAGCGGATGGCGACGTTGCGGCAGTGGAGCCGGAACGGGGTCCGTGCGCCGCACAAGCCGCTGTTGCTGCTGTACGCGCTCGGGCGGTTCCAGCGGGACGGCGACGGGGAGTTGGCGTACACCGCGGTGGAGAGGGATCTTCAGGCGCTGCTGGCCGAGTACGGACCGCCCCACCGGACGACACCCGCGTACCCCTTCCACCACCTGGTCGGCGACGGCGTGTGGGAGGTGCGCACGCGGCACGGGGCAGGCAGTCCGGGGACCGGGGTGACCGAGCTGCGGGCGAGCGGTGCCGCGGGGCGGCTGTCGCCGGAGCTGCGGGCGGCGTTGCGGCGCGAGCCGTCGCTCCTCGCCCGGATGGCGCGGGTCCTGCTCGACCTGCACTTCCCGCCGTCGCTCCACGGCGACCTGTGCGAGGCCGTCGGGCTGGAGCTGGAGCCGGCCGAGACCCCGCGAATCGCCACCGCACGCAGGCGGCGGGACCCGGCGATGCGGGAGAAGGTGCTGACGGCCTACGAGTACCGGTGCGCCTTCTGCGGGTACGACGGCTGCCTCGGCGCCCTGCCGGTCGGGCTGGAGGCCGCGCACGTGCGCTGGTGGGCGTTCGACGGCCCCGACGAGGTGGAGAACGGCCTGTGCCTGTGCTCCCTGCACCACAAGCTCTTCGACAAGGGCGTCCTCGGTGTCGGCGACGGCCACCGCGTCCTGGTCTCGCAGCACTTCGTCGGCCGCGGCCCGGTGGCCCGCGCGCACGTGACGGAACTCGCCGGACGCCCGCTGACCGGGCCGCAGCCGGGCGCCCCGACGGTCGCCGAGGCGCACCGGTCCTGGCACTGGGCCCAGGTCTTCCGGGGCGACCCGCGGACCGCCCCGGTCGCCTGA
- a CDS encoding methyltransferase domain-containing protein: MSPSGMPSVVDLLDEQIASVLADPATTHGLARTLRAAAKEIELHRYHHASRRAWPNGRIEDKPAKVQIGGGAHRIDGFFNIDLVPPADLLWDIREGIPLQDDSTEEIFSEHFLEHIDYPRSAKHYIREAHRALVPGGRIITGVPDSAFALSQYPGPLDTCDETIKRWYAKRDCRSDINTRLDLVNLVFRDQDDDPTYTPHLWAYDHEKLVQLFTEAGFTTVVPWTFDPTMANPKRRWGSVYVVATK, from the coding sequence ATGAGTCCCTCCGGCATGCCCTCCGTCGTCGACCTCCTCGACGAGCAGATCGCCTCCGTCCTCGCCGACCCCGCCACCACCCACGGCCTCGCCCGCACCCTCCGGGCCGCTGCCAAGGAGATCGAGCTCCACCGCTACCACCACGCCAGTCGGCGCGCCTGGCCCAACGGCCGGATCGAAGACAAGCCCGCCAAGGTCCAGATCGGCGGCGGAGCCCACCGCATCGACGGCTTCTTCAACATCGACCTCGTCCCGCCGGCCGACCTCCTCTGGGACATCCGCGAGGGCATCCCCCTCCAGGACGACAGCACCGAGGAGATCTTCTCCGAGCACTTCCTGGAGCACATCGACTACCCGCGCTCGGCCAAGCACTACATTCGCGAGGCCCACCGCGCCCTCGTGCCGGGCGGCCGGATCATCACCGGTGTTCCCGACTCCGCCTTCGCCCTGAGCCAGTACCCCGGCCCCCTGGACACCTGCGACGAGACGATCAAGCGCTGGTACGCCAAGCGCGACTGCCGCAGCGACATCAACACCCGGCTCGACCTCGTCAACCTCGTCTTCCGCGACCAGGACGACGACCCCACGTACACGCCGCATCTGTGGGCCTACGACCACGAGAAGCTCGTCCAGCTCTTCACCGAGGCCGGCTTCACCACCGTCGTGCCCTGGACCTTCGACCCCACCATGGCCAACCCGAAGCGCCGCTGGGGCAGCGTCTACGTCGTCGCCACGAAGTAG
- a CDS encoding IS3 family transposase, with protein MTALLDEHENLEVEPTLRELHIPSSTYYRWRRAKKEPCERHRRDTELTRQIQQIHTDSGGIYGSPRVHAVLKREGVHVGRKRVERLMREAGLAGISPRRTGKGFTRRDRDADLAPDLVRRDFTADRPNRLWVTDLTMISTLEGPLWLSAIRDAFSRRVVAWEASAHADADLVLATLEYALASREVEPGQLIHHADHGCQYTSVKLTTRLVRAGIEASMGSVGDSYDNALAENLWMLIKTEGLRGRTFATRAEANLALFEYIDGFYNSRRIQKRLGYLSPVEFEEKHYAEQAASERANLKPRQPALTS; from the coding sequence GTGACCGCGCTCCTCGACGAGCACGAGAACCTGGAGGTCGAGCCCACCCTCCGGGAACTGCACATCCCCTCCTCCACCTACTACCGCTGGCGCCGGGCGAAGAAGGAGCCGTGCGAACGGCACCGCCGGGACACCGAGCTGACCAGGCAGATCCAGCAGATCCACACCGACTCCGGCGGAATCTACGGCTCGCCCCGCGTGCACGCTGTCCTGAAACGCGAAGGCGTCCACGTCGGCCGCAAACGAGTTGAACGGCTCATGCGCGAAGCCGGCCTCGCCGGGATCAGTCCCCGCCGGACGGGCAAGGGCTTCACCCGCCGCGACCGGGACGCCGACCTCGCCCCGGATTTGGTCAGGCGCGACTTCACCGCCGACAGGCCGAACCGGCTGTGGGTCACCGACCTCACCATGATCTCGACCCTTGAGGGGCCCTTGTGGCTGTCGGCGATCAGGGACGCGTTCTCCCGCCGGGTGGTGGCCTGGGAGGCCTCCGCCCACGCGGACGCCGACCTCGTGCTGGCCACCCTCGAGTACGCCCTCGCGTCCCGGGAGGTCGAACCCGGCCAGCTGATTCACCATGCGGACCACGGCTGTCAGTACACGTCCGTGAAGCTCACAACACGCTTGGTGCGGGCAGGAATTGAGGCATCCATGGGCTCCGTCGGGGACTCGTACGACAACGCCCTCGCGGAGAACCTCTGGATGCTCATCAAGACCGAGGGCCTCCGCGGCCGCACCTTCGCCACCCGGGCCGAGGCGAACCTCGCGCTCTTCGAGTACATCGACGGGTTCTACAACAGTCGGCGCATCCAGAAACGCCTCGGCTACCTCAGCCCCGTCGAGTTCGAAGAGAAGCACTACGCCGAGCAGGCAGCGTCCGAACGAGCGAACCTGAAACCCCGCCAACCCGCTCTGACCAGCTGA
- a CDS encoding transposase has protein sequence MPAPRKYPLELRERAVRMYRTAEPKPVIRRMAEELGVHHEALRGWIRQAEADAGERDDLLTSDERAELTALRKENTQLKRSNEILRTASAFFAAQLDPTRPR, from the coding sequence ATGCCTGCCCCGAGGAAATACCCACTGGAGTTGCGTGAGCGCGCGGTGCGGATGTACCGCACCGCGGAGCCGAAGCCCGTGATCCGCCGCATGGCCGAGGAACTCGGTGTCCATCACGAGGCCCTGCGCGGCTGGATCCGCCAGGCCGAGGCCGACGCCGGCGAACGCGACGACCTGCTCACCAGCGACGAACGCGCCGAGCTGACCGCGCTGCGCAAGGAGAACACCCAGCTCAAGCGGTCGAACGAGATCCTGCGGACGGCCTCGGCTTTTTTCGCGGCACAGCTCGACCCGACCCGGCCCAGGTGA
- the dcm gene encoding DNA (cytosine-5-)-methyltransferase has protein sequence MPSPDAATRTLTVAGLFAGIGGVELGLKAAGMQTKLLCEWWEPAQAVLQQQFPGIPLHDDIQTLPALPDVDVVTAGFPCTDLSQAGRTAGIHGEASGMVKHLIKLLGDASPQWVVIENVRNMLALDRGTAMEYLVGEFERLGYTWAYRLVDSRFTGVPQRRQRVIFVASRTEDPCSVLFADDAGERAESDYREDAFGFYWTEGNTGLGWAQDALPTLKGGSGLGIPSAPAMWVREAEPGRAILTPRIEDAEALQGFPRGWTEPALSKAKPGVRWKLVGNAVTVGVSEWLGRRLVDPGTYDDSSQELLVKGMRWPTAAWGSASQRWSVPMSLWPETHRYQHLLDVIDVDEAAPLSLRATTGFHGRLLRSRLRYPQAFSDALKLHAEQMSSPVPA, from the coding sequence ATGCCAAGCCCGGACGCCGCCACTCGAACACTGACCGTTGCTGGGCTATTCGCTGGCATCGGCGGAGTCGAGCTCGGGCTCAAGGCGGCAGGCATGCAGACCAAGCTGCTCTGCGAGTGGTGGGAGCCCGCCCAGGCCGTCCTGCAGCAGCAGTTTCCGGGCATCCCACTGCACGACGACATCCAGACCCTGCCAGCGCTTCCCGATGTGGACGTGGTGACGGCCGGTTTCCCCTGCACGGACCTGTCACAGGCCGGACGGACGGCTGGCATCCATGGGGAAGCGTCTGGGATGGTCAAACACCTCATCAAGCTCCTAGGCGACGCCTCACCGCAGTGGGTGGTCATCGAGAACGTACGAAACATGCTGGCGCTGGACCGCGGCACAGCCATGGAGTACCTGGTTGGCGAGTTCGAGCGGCTCGGCTACACATGGGCGTACCGACTCGTTGACTCCCGCTTCACAGGCGTACCGCAGCGACGTCAGCGCGTGATCTTCGTCGCTTCCCGTACGGAAGATCCCTGCTCGGTGCTCTTCGCGGATGACGCAGGGGAACGCGCTGAGAGCGACTACCGCGAGGACGCTTTCGGGTTCTACTGGACCGAAGGCAACACCGGCCTGGGTTGGGCGCAGGACGCGCTCCCCACCCTCAAGGGGGGGTCGGGCCTCGGCATCCCGTCGGCGCCGGCCATGTGGGTACGCGAGGCCGAGCCGGGGCGGGCCATCCTGACGCCGAGAATTGAGGACGCCGAAGCGTTGCAAGGCTTCCCTCGAGGCTGGACTGAGCCTGCGCTTAGCAAGGCGAAGCCTGGCGTCAGGTGGAAGCTGGTAGGTAACGCCGTCACCGTCGGCGTCTCCGAGTGGCTGGGGCGCCGGCTAGTCGACCCCGGCACGTACGACGACTCAAGCCAGGAACTACTGGTGAAGGGGATGCGCTGGCCCACGGCTGCCTGGGGCAGCGCGAGCCAGCGATGGTCCGTCCCCATGAGCTTGTGGCCTGAGACCCACAGGTATCAGCACCTTTTGGACGTGATCGACGTGGACGAGGCTGCTCCACTGAGCCTTCGTGCCACAACAGGCTTCCACGGCCGACTCCTCAGGAGTCGACTCCGCTACCCACAAGCCTTCTCGGATGCGCTCAAGCTGCATGCAGAGCAGATGTCCAGCCCTGTGCCTGCCTAG